In Elaeis guineensis isolate ETL-2024a chromosome 1, EG11, whole genome shotgun sequence, a genomic segment contains:
- the LOC105038030 gene encoding large ribosomal subunit protein uL3, translated as MSHRKFEHPRHGSLGFLPRKRASRHRGKVKSFPKDDPTKPCKLTAFLGYKAGMTHIVREVDKPGSKLHKKETCEAVTVIETPPMVVVGVVGYVKTPRGLRSLNTVWAQHLSEEVRRRFYKNWYKSKKKAFTKYSKKYESEEGKEEIQTQLEKMKKYASVVRVLAHTQIRKMKGLKQKKAHLMEIQVNGGTVAQKVDFACGFFEKQIPIDAVFQKDEMIDIIGVTKGKGYEGVVTRWGVTRLPRKTHRGLRKVACIGAWHPARVSYTVARAGQNGYHHRTEMNKKIYKLGKAGDESHAAITEFDRTEKDITPMGGFPHYGIVKDDYVMIKGCCVGPKKRVVTLRQSLLKQTSRVALEEIKLKFIDTSSKFGHGRFQTTQEKQKFYGRLKA; from the exons ATGTCTCACCGAAAGTTTGAGCACCCTAGGCATGGGTCTCTTGGGTTTCTTCCAAGGAAGCGAGCATCTCGCCACCGCGGGAAAG TGAAGTCCTTTCCAAAGGATGACCCAACAAAACCTTGCAAGCTGACAGCCTTCCTCGGTTACAAGGCTGGAATGACTCACATTGTCCGAGAGGTCGACAAACCAGGATCAA AGCTCCACAAGAAGGAGACATGCGAAGCTGTGACCGTCATAGAAACTCCACCGATGGTTGTTGTTGGAGTTGTTGGTTATGTGAAGACACCACGTGGCCTCCGCTCTCTTAATACAGTGTGGGCTCAACATCTAAGTGAGGAAGTGAGGAGGAGATTCTACAAGAACTGGTACAAGAGCAAGAAGAAGGCCTTTACAAAGTACTCCAAGAAATATGAATCTGAGGAGGGAAAGGAAGAGATTCAGACACAGCTGGAGAAGATGAAGAAATATGCATCTGTTGTTCGTGTACTGGCTCACACTCAG ATAAGAAAGATGAAGGGTCTGAAACAGAAAAAGGCTCACTTGATGGAGATCCAGGTGAATGGGGGAACGGTAGCACAGAAGGTGGACTTTGCTTGTGGCTTTTTCGAAAAGCAAATCCCAATCGATGCCGTGTTCCAGAAAGatgagatgattgacatcattggTGTAACCAAAGGTAAGGGCTATGAAGGTGTTGTAACTCGTTGGGGTGTCACCCGTCTTCCACGCAAAACTCACAGGGGCCTTCGCAAGGTTGCTTGTATTGGTGCATGGCATCCTGCCAGAGTGTCCTACACTGTTGCTCGTGCTGGGCAGAATGGATACCACCACCGCACTGAAATGAACAAGAAGATCTACAAACTCGGCAAAGCTGGAGATGAGTCACATGCTGCTATTACTGAGTTTGACAG GACTGAGAAGGATATTACCCCCATGGGTGGTTTCCCTCACTATGGTATAGTGAAGGATGACTATGTTATGATCAAGGGCTGCTGTGTTGGCCCCAAGAAGAGAGTTGTTACACTTCGCCAGTCCCTGTTGAAGCAGACTTCTCGTGTGGCTCTTGAGGAAATCAAGCTCAAGTTCATCGATACCTCATCTAAGTTTGGGCATGGACGCTTCCAGACTACTCAAGAGAAGCAGAAGTTTTATGGTAGGCTGAAGGCTTGA